From the genome of Psychroserpens ponticola, one region includes:
- a CDS encoding (deoxy)nucleoside triphosphate pyrophosphohydrolase produces MKIIPVTCAIIHFGDKILAVQRSETMKLPLKWEFAGGKIESGESEIACIKREIFEELNIHIEVKKRLTPATHQYPNFKIELIPFTAEFVSGELKLREHSSFILAKKEELINLDWAEADLPILKEYLAT; encoded by the coding sequence ATGAAAATAATTCCTGTCACTTGTGCAATAATTCATTTTGGAGATAAAATTTTGGCTGTTCAAAGAAGTGAAACCATGAAACTTCCTTTGAAATGGGAATTTGCTGGTGGTAAAATTGAATCAGGAGAATCCGAAATTGCTTGTATTAAACGAGAAATATTTGAAGAACTAAATATTCACATTGAAGTAAAAAAAAGATTGACTCCTGCGACTCACCAATACCCAAATTTCAAAATTGAATTAATTCCTTTTACCGCTGAATTTGTTTCAGGAGAATTGAAACTTAGAGAGCATAGTAGTTTTATTTTAGCCAAAAAAGAAGAATTGATTAATTTAGATTGGGCAGAAGCTGATTTACCTATTTTAAAAGAATATTTAGCAACTTAA
- the polA gene encoding DNA polymerase I codes for MSDQKRLFLVDAYALIFRGYYAFIKNPRINSKGEDTSAIMGFMNSLLDVIKRERPDHLAVCFDKGGSADRVEMFEAYKANRDETPEGIKTAVPYIYEILKAMHIPIMVKEGYEADDVIGTLAKKAEKEGYQTFMVTPDKDFAQLVSENIFMYRPMFGGGYETWGIPEVQKKFEVTDPLQVIDFLGMMGDASDNIPGLPGVGEKTAKKFLAAYGSMENLLANTHELKGKMKEKVEANSELGMLSKKLATIMLDVPVNFNEKDFEMSEPDIPKVTEIFQELEFRRLIDNFNKTFSAETVAPKVETTQSTEAKVSDKTETKTTPKEVKSAGAGQFSLFGGEDNSAEATPSNTRKTAENTSHFYQSIASGMATKLFVKNLMNQTSVCFDTETTGLNSLTAELVGISFSWETGKGFYVPFPEDKNEAQKLIETFRPFFENENIQKIGQNLKYDIKVLAKYNIEVKGKLFDTMLAHYLINPDMRHNMDVLAETYLNYTPISIVDLIGKKGKNQLSMREVPLEKQTEYAVEDADITLQLKEHFEKELGEANTQKLFDDIEIPLLRVLATMELEGINLDKGFLNSLSEQLNTDIEALVKNIYEAAGEEFNIASPKQLGIILFEKLKLVDKPKKTKTGQYKTGEDILSYLAKDHEIIQNILDYRGLAKLKSTYVDALPLQVEESTGRVHTDYMQTVAATGRLSSNNPNLQNIPIRTERGRQVRKAFIPRNEDYTLLAADYSQIELRIIAALSKEETMIEAFKNGEDIHASTASKVFGVPISEVTREQRSNAKTVNFGIIYGVSAFGLSNQTDLSRGEAKELIDTYYETYPKLRAYMSEQVDFARDHGYVQTVLGRRRYLKDINSRNAIVRGAAERNAVNAPIQGSAADIIKIAMINIHNKMKAGDYKSKMLLQVHDELVFDVYKPELEELSSLIKTEMEGAFKMEVPLDVEIDTGLNWLEAH; via the coding sequence ATGTCTGATCAAAAACGCTTATTTCTAGTAGATGCTTACGCACTTATTTTTCGAGGTTATTATGCCTTTATAAAGAATCCAAGAATCAATTCCAAAGGCGAAGACACGTCTGCTATTATGGGCTTTATGAACTCCTTATTAGATGTCATAAAACGTGAACGTCCTGATCATTTAGCGGTTTGTTTTGATAAAGGTGGTAGTGCAGATCGTGTAGAAATGTTTGAGGCTTACAAAGCCAATCGCGATGAAACTCCTGAAGGCATAAAAACTGCTGTGCCTTATATATATGAAATTTTAAAAGCCATGCACATTCCAATTATGGTGAAGGAAGGCTATGAAGCCGATGATGTGATTGGAACCTTGGCAAAAAAAGCTGAAAAAGAAGGCTATCAAACCTTTATGGTGACACCAGATAAAGATTTTGCGCAGCTCGTTTCTGAAAATATTTTTATGTACAGGCCTATGTTTGGAGGTGGTTATGAAACTTGGGGAATTCCTGAAGTTCAGAAGAAATTTGAAGTCACAGATCCTTTACAAGTGATTGACTTTTTAGGTATGATGGGAGATGCTTCCGATAATATTCCTGGTCTTCCAGGAGTTGGCGAAAAAACCGCTAAGAAATTTTTAGCAGCTTATGGAAGTATGGAAAACCTGTTAGCCAACACACATGAGCTAAAAGGAAAAATGAAAGAAAAGGTCGAAGCAAATAGTGAATTGGGTATGCTTTCAAAGAAGTTAGCCACGATAATGTTAGATGTTCCTGTAAACTTTAATGAAAAAGATTTTGAAATGTCGGAACCAGATATTCCTAAAGTCACAGAAATTTTTCAAGAACTAGAGTTTAGACGATTAATTGATAATTTTAATAAAACATTTTCTGCAGAAACGGTTGCGCCTAAGGTAGAAACAACACAGTCAACTGAGGCTAAAGTTTCAGATAAAACGGAAACAAAAACAACACCAAAGGAAGTTAAATCGGCTGGTGCTGGACAATTTAGTTTATTTGGAGGTGAAGACAATTCCGCGGAAGCGACACCAAGTAACACAAGAAAAACGGCTGAAAACACATCGCATTTTTATCAGAGTATCGCTTCAGGAATGGCAACCAAACTATTCGTGAAAAACCTGATGAATCAAACGTCTGTATGCTTTGATACTGAAACCACTGGACTTAATTCGTTGACTGCTGAACTCGTAGGTATTTCATTTTCTTGGGAAACAGGTAAAGGATTTTATGTGCCATTTCCAGAAGACAAAAATGAGGCTCAAAAATTGATTGAAACCTTCCGACCATTTTTTGAAAATGAAAACATCCAAAAAATTGGTCAGAATTTAAAATACGACATCAAAGTCTTAGCAAAATATAATATTGAAGTCAAAGGAAAACTCTTCGACACTATGCTAGCGCATTATTTGATTAATCCAGATATGCGACATAATATGGACGTGTTGGCTGAAACGTATTTGAACTATACTCCAATTTCAATAGTAGATCTTATTGGCAAAAAAGGCAAGAATCAATTATCGATGCGAGAGGTTCCTTTAGAGAAACAAACCGAATATGCTGTTGAAGATGCTGATATCACGCTTCAGTTAAAAGAACATTTCGAGAAAGAATTAGGTGAAGCCAATACTCAAAAGCTATTTGATGACATCGAAATTCCGTTGCTACGTGTTTTAGCGACTATGGAATTAGAAGGTATTAATCTAGATAAAGGTTTTTTAAATTCTTTGTCTGAACAACTTAATACAGATATTGAAGCACTTGTAAAAAACATTTATGAAGCTGCAGGTGAAGAATTCAATATTGCCTCACCAAAGCAATTAGGTATCATTTTATTTGAAAAACTAAAATTGGTTGACAAGCCAAAAAAGACAAAAACGGGTCAGTATAAAACAGGAGAAGATATCTTGTCTTACTTAGCGAAAGATCATGAGATTATTCAAAATATTTTAGATTATCGTGGACTCGCAAAACTGAAAAGCACTTATGTTGATGCTTTACCACTTCAGGTTGAAGAAAGTACAGGCAGAGTACACACAGATTATATGCAAACCGTTGCTGCAACAGGACGATTGAGTAGTAATAATCCAAATTTACAAAACATTCCAATCAGAACAGAACGTGGACGACAAGTTCGTAAAGCATTTATCCCTAGAAACGAAGACTACACTTTACTAGCTGCCGATTATTCTCAAATAGAACTTAGAATTATTGCTGCTTTAAGCAAAGAAGAAACCATGATTGAAGCTTTTAAAAACGGAGAAGATATTCATGCGTCGACTGCTTCAAAAGTATTTGGTGTGCCTATTTCTGAAGTCACTCGTGAGCAACGTAGTAATGCCAAAACCGTCAACTTCGGAATCATTTATGGAGTCTCTGCTTTTGGATTGAGTAACCAAACCGATTTATCTCGAGGTGAAGCCAAAGAGCTTATTGATACCTATTATGAAACCTATCCGAAATTGCGAGCTTACATGAGTGAGCAAGTCGATTTTGCAAGAGATCATGGTTATGTACAAACCGTTTTAGGTCGACGTCGTTATTTAAAAGACATCAATTCTCGTAATGCGATTGTTCGTGGAGCAGCAGAACGAAATGCTGTGAATGCGCCTATTCAAGGCTCTGCTGCAGATATTATTAAAATTGCTATGATTAACATTCATAACAAAATGAAAGCTGGTGATTATAAATCTAAAATGCTCTTGCAAGTGCACGATGAATTGGTATTTGATGTTTATAAACCAGAGCTTGAAGAACTCTCTTCGCTTATAAAAACGGAAATGGAAGGTGCTTTTAAAATGGAGGTTCCTTTGGATGTTGAAATTGATACTGGTTTGAATTGGTTGGAGGCGCATTAA
- a CDS encoding T9SS type A sorting domain-containing protein codes for MKKITLLFLCVYTISFSQNTYVPDDNFEQALIDLGYDSEPIDDYVPTANINTLTNLSVSSKGISDLTGIEDFTALSNLLCWNNNLTELDLSQNLALTDLKCNGNLLTSLDLSNNLALTNLKCYDNLLTSLDLSINSNLDYLRCEDNQLTSLNVQNGTNEIITFFNATSNDNLNCINVDDITYSNTNWTNIDSQTSFSEDCDALSIDEFNLNTSISLYPNPTSNRLNVAFEITVDSILVYNILGKVVAKASNQNHINLIHLDAGMYLVKIQVENKTTVKKILHE; via the coding sequence ATGAAAAAAATTACTTTACTATTTTTATGCGTTTACACAATAAGTTTTTCTCAAAACACCTATGTGCCAGATGATAATTTTGAACAAGCATTAATCGACCTAGGTTATGATTCTGAACCGATAGACGATTATGTCCCAACTGCAAATATTAATACGCTTACAAATTTAAGTGTATCTAGTAAAGGTATTTCAGACCTTACTGGAATAGAAGATTTTACAGCACTTAGTAACTTACTATGCTGGAATAATAATTTAACCGAATTAGATCTTTCACAAAACTTAGCTTTAACCGATTTAAAATGTAACGGAAACCTCTTGACTTCCTTAGATTTGAGTAACAACTTAGCACTTACCAATTTAAAATGCTACGACAACCTTTTAACATCTTTAGATCTTAGTATTAATTCTAATTTAGATTATTTAAGATGTGAAGACAACCAATTAACATCTCTTAATGTTCAAAATGGAACTAATGAAATTATTACATTCTTCAATGCAACTTCAAATGACAACCTCAACTGTATAAATGTTGATGATATTACCTATAGCAACACTAATTGGACAAATATTGATTCGCAAACTAGTTTTAGTGAAGATTGTGATGCGCTTTCAATAGACGAATTTAATCTCAATACTTCTATTTCTCTATATCCAAACCCAACATCAAATCGCTTAAATGTGGCTTTTGAAATTACAGTAGATTCCATTCTCGTCTATAACATTCTCGGCAAAGTGGTTGCTAAAGCTTCAAACCAAAACCACATAAATCTAATACATCTAGATGCAGGCATGTATTTAGTAAAAATACAAGTTGAAAACAAAACGACTGTTAAGAAAATCCTACACGAATAA
- a CDS encoding hybrid sensor histidine kinase/response regulator transcription factor, whose translation MGTFAINNKKKQIIKHLFFGILSLIMCALFGSSSSYAQNLIFDHYGLNEGLPQETIHCITKDKDGFLWLGTSDGVVRFDGHDFVVPLADDINGYRIGAILANNSNLYIGTGQKGLLSLNLQTEVIKQLHISDSNCTRITTHDSLVIATYYNQGVVIITNDHVIPLTFNSENPKEILGLAVIDDMVYLASKNGSLYNFHLDTQKLNQTITLNKICQTSFQINNIVALNNSLFICSNDGIFKLSDTLTPEKVNISTTNSSENFKINDIIKTDKHYYIATNSGLLKCTYSDSIFTIVKHFKSDKKYDAYTINSDDIYTLFYDNELLYIGNINLDIAAIKSNPVFEQPTDKFKLKNPSVFAVIETENFLFIGTSSGLIISDNKNLDHYIILPQYDRIRSFTQDNENYIWFVGNKGANVIALNDLNLNDPKIIGLPVSENNPLSIPNENLRSVYTDNENTTWIVTYNSGFSKFTGSIKNNDLKFKNYSAKSFPSLFTLSMLQDQNGSYWMCTQNGLSKFTIENEVFKLIKNYDETNGLATKGVLSAFIDSNETLWVASRKGLNKYNAQTDHFTAFGKRDGLTNTFVYNITEDDNKNLWLSTNDGLFSFNVSEETFANYNPKDGVQSTEFNLGAVFKNINNGNLYFGGINGLNIFNPKRIGELDKEGELKFTNLKIKDAYVSPIASSNVIPTSIINTKSIHLNYDDFPVNLSFSALDFRPNSNTNYVYKLLPDDADWNTLNTKNNLQLLNLSSKSYTLQIQGTSRNNLWQKPPLELKISVTPPWFKSNLAYLTYLLLFLGIVYAFYKISLQRQIAGQESKRLQDLDDLKSRFITNITHEFRTPLTVILGYLSNLKERYSEKEEINVAINTIEQNSNNLLHLVNQMLDLAKLEQGKLTLNTTQSDVASYIQYLTHSFSSIAEEKSIILKFESEFNELKMDFDAEKMRQILTNLISNALKFSSEDTHVTVALKKINNQLEIKVIDQGLGIPEDELPHIFDRFFQVDNQDYKVSQGTGIGLSLTKELVQLMEGDIEVHSAVNQGTTFTVRFPIKNSAQLSSPELKALKSTIGETYVPQLDDIITPEDTNSVLIVEDNTDMARYIASCLQEQYKVTFAKNGLDGFEKAKETIPDIIITDVMMPVMDGFELTQKLQAQIATNHIPIVMLTSKAMQDDKLEGISSGADAYLTKPFQKEELLLRMQMLIAKRKKLQENYLIDTVAEKTELKKQTTDKNLIFLNTIIEGIHNHLDDSNFGATELAQFMTMSDSQLYRKLKAISNTSTSIFIRKIRLEKSKELLKNSNLSISEIAYSTGFNDPNWFSKAFKEEFGESPSYFRN comes from the coding sequence TTGGGAACTTTTGCCATTAATAATAAAAAGAAACAAATCATAAAGCACCTATTTTTTGGAATTTTAAGTTTAATTATGTGTGCTCTTTTTGGGAGTTCATCTTCTTATGCTCAAAACTTAATATTTGACCATTATGGATTAAACGAAGGATTACCTCAAGAAACCATTCATTGCATAACGAAAGACAAAGATGGTTTTTTATGGTTAGGCACATCAGATGGTGTGGTGCGTTTTGATGGACATGATTTTGTAGTTCCGTTAGCAGATGATATTAATGGATACCGAATTGGTGCTATTCTGGCCAATAACTCAAATTTATATATTGGCACAGGGCAAAAAGGGCTCCTATCGCTTAATTTACAAACTGAGGTTATTAAACAACTCCATATTAGTGATAGTAATTGCACAAGGATTACAACCCATGATTCCTTAGTAATAGCAACGTATTATAATCAAGGTGTAGTAATCATAACTAATGACCATGTTATACCCTTAACCTTTAATTCTGAAAACCCAAAAGAAATCTTAGGCCTTGCTGTTATTGATGACATGGTTTATTTAGCTTCTAAAAACGGAAGTCTCTATAATTTTCATTTAGATACCCAAAAATTAAATCAGACTATTACACTCAATAAAATCTGTCAAACCTCTTTTCAAATCAACAATATTGTAGCTTTAAACAACAGCTTATTTATTTGTTCAAATGATGGAATTTTCAAATTAAGCGACACTTTAACTCCTGAAAAAGTTAACATATCAACGACTAATTCTTCAGAAAATTTCAAAATAAATGACATCATAAAAACCGATAAACACTACTATATTGCTACAAATTCAGGTCTATTAAAATGTACTTATAGTGATTCTATATTTACAATTGTTAAGCATTTCAAATCTGATAAAAAATATGATGCATACACGATTAATTCAGATGATATTTATACGCTTTTCTACGATAATGAACTTCTATATATTGGTAACATAAATCTCGACATTGCAGCTATTAAGAGTAATCCTGTTTTTGAACAACCTACAGATAAATTTAAATTAAAAAATCCGTCTGTTTTTGCTGTTATAGAAACTGAAAACTTCTTATTTATAGGGACTTCGAGTGGTTTAATCATTTCTGACAATAAAAATCTTGACCACTACATTATTTTACCACAATATGATCGTATTCGAAGCTTCACACAGGACAACGAGAATTATATTTGGTTTGTTGGAAACAAAGGTGCTAACGTTATCGCTTTAAATGATTTAAACCTCAATGACCCAAAAATTATTGGACTTCCTGTTTCAGAAAACAACCCATTATCAATCCCAAATGAAAATTTAAGAAGTGTATATACCGATAATGAAAATACAACTTGGATTGTAACTTATAACTCTGGTTTTTCAAAATTTACAGGTTCAATTAAAAACAATGATTTAAAATTTAAAAATTACAGTGCCAAAAGCTTTCCTTCACTTTTTACCCTATCTATGCTTCAAGATCAAAATGGATCTTATTGGATGTGTACACAAAATGGTTTGAGCAAATTTACTATTGAAAATGAAGTATTTAAGCTTATAAAAAATTACGATGAAACAAATGGACTCGCTACAAAAGGTGTTTTGAGTGCGTTTATAGATTCTAATGAAACGCTTTGGGTCGCCTCAAGAAAAGGACTCAATAAATACAACGCGCAAACAGATCATTTTACAGCCTTCGGAAAACGCGACGGACTCACAAATACTTTTGTGTACAATATTACTGAAGATGATAATAAAAACCTTTGGCTATCCACAAATGACGGATTGTTCAGTTTTAATGTTTCCGAAGAGACCTTTGCTAATTACAATCCGAAAGATGGTGTTCAAAGTACAGAATTTAATCTTGGAGCTGTGTTCAAAAACATCAATAACGGGAACTTGTATTTTGGTGGCATTAATGGTTTAAACATTTTTAATCCAAAACGTATTGGAGAACTAGACAAAGAAGGAGAATTAAAATTCACCAACCTAAAGATTAAAGACGCTTATGTGTCTCCAATAGCATCATCAAACGTAATTCCAACAAGCATTATTAACACTAAATCAATTCATCTTAACTATGATGATTTTCCAGTAAACTTAAGTTTTTCTGCACTAGATTTTAGACCAAACAGCAACACAAACTATGTATACAAACTGTTGCCTGATGACGCAGATTGGAATACTTTAAATACTAAAAACAATCTTCAGCTTTTAAATTTATCATCAAAATCGTACACCCTTCAAATACAAGGAACATCTAGAAACAACCTCTGGCAAAAACCGCCTTTAGAATTGAAGATATCGGTTACTCCTCCTTGGTTTAAGAGTAATTTAGCTTACCTCACTTACCTATTATTATTTTTGGGAATTGTTTACGCCTTTTATAAAATAAGCTTACAGCGACAAATTGCAGGACAAGAATCTAAGCGTCTTCAAGATTTAGACGATTTAAAATCTCGATTCATTACAAATATTACACACGAATTTAGAACACCACTTACTGTAATTCTAGGGTATTTAAGTAATCTAAAAGAACGTTACTCAGAAAAAGAAGAAATTAATGTTGCTATAAATACTATTGAGCAAAACAGTAATAATCTGCTCCATTTGGTTAATCAAATGTTAGATTTAGCCAAATTAGAACAAGGAAAATTAACTCTCAATACAACACAAAGTGATGTTGCATCTTACATTCAATACCTAACACATAGTTTTTCTAGTATTGCTGAGGAAAAATCGATAATTCTAAAGTTCGAATCGGAATTTAACGAACTAAAAATGGATTTTGATGCTGAAAAAATGCGACAAATACTCACCAATTTAATTTCTAATGCACTCAAATTTTCTTCGGAAGACACACACGTTACTGTTGCTTTAAAAAAAATAAATAATCAGTTAGAAATTAAGGTTATAGACCAAGGCTTAGGGATTCCTGAAGACGAGTTACCTCATATTTTTGATCGCTTTTTTCAAGTCGATAACCAAGATTATAAAGTCTCACAAGGCACTGGAATTGGTTTATCACTAACCAAAGAATTGGTTCAACTTATGGAAGGCGATATAGAAGTTCATTCAGCAGTAAATCAAGGCACAACATTTACAGTTAGATTTCCAATAAAAAACTCTGCTCAATTAAGCTCACCAGAACTAAAAGCATTAAAAAGCACGATTGGCGAAACTTATGTGCCGCAATTAGATGATATCATAACTCCCGAAGATACCAACTCCGTTTTAATTGTTGAAGATAATACTGATATGGCACGTTATATTGCTTCATGTTTACAAGAGCAATACAAAGTAACATTTGCAAAAAACGGTTTAGACGGTTTTGAAAAAGCAAAAGAAACCATTCCAGATATTATAATCACAGATGTTATGATGCCAGTTATGGACGGATTTGAATTGACTCAAAAGCTTCAAGCGCAAATAGCAACGAATCATATTCCTATTGTGATGCTGACTTCAAAAGCCATGCAAGATGATAAGTTAGAAGGCATTTCTAGTGGTGCAGATGCTTATTTAACCAAACCCTTTCAAAAAGAAGAATTGTTGTTACGTATGCAAATGCTCATCGCAAAACGAAAAAAGTTACAAGAAAATTATTTGATAGACACAGTCGCTGAAAAAACAGAATTAAAAAAACAAACAACAGATAAAAACCTCATCTTTTTAAATACAATTATAGAAGGGATTCATAACCATTTAGACGATTCTAATTTTGGAGCTACTGAATTAGCTCAATTTATGACTATGAGTGATTCACAACTCTACCGAAAACTGAAAGCTATTTCTAATACAAGTACTTCAATTTTTATTAGAAAAATACGCCTTGAAAAATCGAAAGAATTACTAAAAAACTCCAATTTATCTATTTCAGAAATTGCATATTCTACAGGATTTAACGACCCTAACTGGTTTAGCAAAGCTTTTAAAGAAGAATTTGGAGAAAGTCCATCGTATTTTCGCAACTAA
- a CDS encoding isoaspartyl peptidase/L-asparaginase family protein, whose amino-acid sequence MKTFSIAIHGGAGTLVKGMMTAELEAQYRNDLKAALNKGYAVLNKGGSAIDAVEVAVQVLEDSPLFNAGKGSVFTATESHEMDASIMDGKTLNAGAVSLISGIKNPVSLARDVMEKSEHVFLAGEGAMQFAKELNYTLENEAYFYDEFRHKQWLEIKDTDRFQLDHATKKDSKFGTVGAVACDKDGNIAAATSTGGMTNKKWGRVGDSPMVGSGNYANNKTCAISCTGSGEFFIRGVVAYDVACLMEHKNMSLQAASDEVIHKRILEIGGDGGLIAVDVKGNIAMPFNTEGMYRASKNSEGEEDISIYK is encoded by the coding sequence ATGAAAACATTTTCAATAGCCATTCATGGAGGAGCAGGAACTTTAGTTAAAGGAATGATGACGGCTGAATTAGAAGCTCAATATAGAAATGATTTAAAAGCAGCACTCAATAAAGGTTATGCTGTTTTGAATAAAGGTGGATCAGCAATTGATGCTGTTGAAGTTGCTGTTCAGGTTTTGGAAGATTCTCCATTGTTTAACGCTGGAAAAGGCTCTGTGTTTACAGCAACCGAATCTCACGAAATGGATGCGTCTATTATGGATGGAAAAACATTAAACGCAGGAGCTGTGAGTTTAATTTCTGGTATTAAAAATCCGGTAAGTTTAGCTCGTGATGTGATGGAAAAAAGCGAACATGTGTTTTTGGCAGGAGAAGGTGCAATGCAGTTTGCTAAAGAACTTAATTATACCTTGGAAAATGAGGCGTATTTCTATGATGAATTTCGTCATAAGCAATGGTTAGAAATTAAAGATACAGATCGTTTTCAATTAGATCATGCTACTAAAAAAGATTCAAAATTTGGAACCGTTGGAGCTGTAGCTTGTGACAAAGATGGAAATATTGCAGCAGCAACCTCAACAGGAGGAATGACCAATAAAAAATGGGGACGCGTTGGTGATTCTCCAATGGTTGGATCAGGAAACTACGCTAATAATAAAACGTGTGCAATTTCATGTACTGGAAGTGGAGAGTTTTTTATTCGAGGTGTTGTAGCTTATGATGTGGCTTGTTTGATGGAACATAAAAATATGAGTTTACAAGCTGCTTCAGATGAAGTAATTCATAAACGCATTCTTGAAATTGGAGGTGATGGAGGATTGATTGCTGTGGATGTCAAAGGAAATATCGCAATGCCTTTTAATACGGAGGGCATGTATCGTGCGAGTAAAAATTCCGAAGGAGAAGAAGACATTTCAATTTATAAATAA
- a CDS encoding GNAT family N-acetyltransferase: MIVRHLGHTDFNTIMECFLSAFENYFVKMPTDYNYYRQCWKVAKVNFNLSYGMFDNGKLVGFIINAIDERHGEYIAFNTGTGVIPEYRGQKIVKSIYAHAIPGLIQNGITKCTLEVITENHKAIKSYESIGFKICKTYNCFAGELSVDKRQVNVEKIPFEKVLWEQIPNQDMYSWDFHYTSLKHGKSRFYYVYNNTKLESFFAINPDGTINQFEVFNTKIGNWERLLYAIQSILEKVRIINLDDRLESKRIAIENAGLKNTVNQYEMELNL, translated from the coding sequence ATGATTGTTAGGCATTTAGGACATACAGATTTTAATACGATTATGGAGTGTTTTTTATCTGCGTTTGAAAATTATTTTGTCAAAATGCCAACAGATTATAACTATTATAGGCAATGTTGGAAAGTCGCTAAAGTGAACTTCAATTTGTCTTATGGTATGTTTGATAATGGCAAATTAGTTGGGTTTATAATTAACGCAATTGATGAACGTCATGGTGAATACATTGCATTTAATACAGGAACAGGAGTGATTCCTGAATATCGTGGTCAGAAAATAGTAAAGTCTATTTATGCGCATGCGATTCCAGGTTTAATTCAAAATGGAATCACAAAATGTACTCTAGAAGTGATTACTGAAAATCACAAAGCTATAAAATCATATGAAAGTATTGGGTTTAAAATTTGTAAGACTTATAATTGTTTTGCTGGTGAATTATCAGTTGATAAACGTCAAGTGAATGTTGAGAAAATTCCTTTTGAAAAAGTGCTTTGGGAGCAAATACCTAATCAAGACATGTATTCTTGGGACTTTCATTATACCAGTTTAAAGCATGGGAAATCTAGGTTCTATTATGTATATAACAATACTAAATTAGAATCGTTTTTTGCCATTAATCCTGATGGAACTATAAATCAATTTGAGGTGTTTAATACCAAAATTGGAAATTGGGAACGCTTGCTATATGCAATTCAATCGATTTTAGAAAAAGTGAGAATTATTAATCTGGATGATCGACTTGAATCTAAACGTATTGCAATAGAAAATGCAGGTTTAAAAAATACTGTGAATCAATATGAAATGGAATTAAACTTATAA